A portion of the Acipenser ruthenus chromosome 38, fAciRut3.2 maternal haplotype, whole genome shotgun sequence genome contains these proteins:
- the LOC117433606 gene encoding zinc finger protein 883-like isoform X1: MKRYTVITTTDVNEWSVVNAVGVLKLWITIKTGSKMERDLIKEEVLGQACATPPKPFQKKTPIPDKEVDPILESHFFARDVRAFGSIHIKEDPELKSFHVKEIPELHEHGSVCLVEGEENGKDTHQDQMHTGDTLYCCIDCGKSFSSLDALTNHQQVHPRETSFHSAGGSVCESQDQETSETKGNVDQECQSYPCSHCKIYFTGEQHLEKHIQNRHTEHPFPCAVCGKSFRDSDKLKKHQQIHAGQKPHHCNDCGKSFTQSSALKTHQRIHTGETPYHCAECGKRFKQLGALKTHQRYHSGDAPYRCAECGKTFKQLGDLKKHQQVHTGERPYHCTECEKGFRDLGHLKTHQRLHTGETPYHCNECEKRFKQLGDLKTHQRIHTGETPYRCIDCGKSFRESGHLKKHQRIHTGEAPYRCTDCGRCFKDSGNLKRHQRIHTGETPHQCTDCGKSFRHLGDLVKHQRVHTGETPYRCIECGKSFGQSGTLKTHQRTHKRDKSLN; the protein is encoded by the exons atgAAACGTTATACAGTTATCACCACGACAGACGTGAACGAATGGAGCGTGGTTAATGCTGTAGGTGTATTGAAGCTGTGGATTACTAtcaag ACAGGGTCGAAGATGGAGCGTGATCTCATCAAGGAGGAGGTCCTTGGGCAGGCGTGTGCAACACCACCAAAGCCATTTCAAAAGAAGACTCCTATTCCAGATAAAGAGGTGGACCCTATACTAGAATCACACTTCTTTGCAAGGGATGTCCGTGCGTTCGGGTCTATCCACATTAAAGAGGACCCAGAACTAAAATCTTTCCATGTTAAGGAAATCCCTGAACTGCATGAGCATGGATCTGTCTGTCTTGTAGAGGGAGAGGAGAACGGAAAGGACACGCACCAAGATCAAATGCATACTGGGGACACTTTGTATTGCTGCattgattgtgggaagagttttagttcTTTAGACGCCCTTACAAATCACCAGCAAGTTCACCCAAGAGAAACCTCGTTCCACAGCGCTGGCGGGAGCGTCTGTGAGTCTCAAGATCAAGAAACATCCGAAACCAAAG GAAATGTGGATCAAGAATGTCAATCTTACCCCTGCTCTCACTGTAAGATATATTTCACTGGGGAACAGCACCTTGAGAAGCATATCCAAAACAGACACACGGAGCATCCCTTTCCCTGCGCtgtctgtgggaagagtttcagagactCTGACAAACTGAAAAAGCACCAGCAAATTCACGCAGGACAGAAACCGCACCACTGCAATgactgcgggaagagtttcactCAGTCTTCAGCTCTGAAAAcgcaccagcgaatccacacaggagagacccCCTATCACTGTGCCGAATGTGGCAAGAGATTCAAGCAGCTGGGAGCTCTTAAAACTCACCAGCGTTATCACTCTGGAGATGCCCCCTACCGCTGTGCTGAGTGTGGCAAGACTTTCAAACAGTTAGGAgaccttaaaaaacaccaacaaGTTCATACTGGTGAGAGGCCGTATCACTGTACCGAATGTGAGAAGGGTTTCCGAGACTTGGGACACCTTAAGAcgcaccagcgacttcacacaggaGAGACTCCCTATCACTGCAATGAGTGCGAGAAGCGTTTCAAGCAGTTGGGCGATCTGAAAAcgcaccagagaattcacacaggagagacccCATATCGCTGTATCGAttgcgggaagagtttcagagagtCTGGgcaccttaaaaaacaccagcgcattcacacaggtgAGGCGCCGTATCGCTGCACTGACTGTGGGAGGTGTTTCAAGGATTCCGggaaccttaaaagacaccagcggaTTCACACAGGGGAGACCCCACACCAGTGTacggactgtgggaagagttttagacATTTGGGAGATCTTGTGAAACACCAgagagttcacacaggagagacaccctATCGCTGTattgaatgtggaaagagtttcgGGCAATCCGGCACCCTGAAAACTCACCAGCGAACCCACAAAAGAGACAAGTCGCTGAACTAA
- the LOC117433606 gene encoding zinc finger protein 501-like isoform X4, translating to MERDLIKEEVLGQACATPPKPFQKKTPIPDKEVDPILESHFFARDVRAFGSIHIKEDPELKSFHVKEIPELHEHGSVCLVEGEENGKDTHQDQMHTGDTLYCCIDCGKSFSSLDALTNHQQVHPRETSFHSAGGSVCESQDQETSETKGNVDQECQSYPCSHCKIYFTGEQHLEKHIQNRHTEHPFPCAVCGKSFRDSDKLKKHQQIHAGQKPHHCNDCGKSFTQSSALKTHQRIHTGETPYHCAECGKRFKQLGALKTHQRYHSGDAPYRCAECGKTFKQLGDLKKHQQVHTGERPYHCTECEKGFRDLGHLKTHQRLHTGETPYHCNECEKRFKQLGDLKTHQRIHTGETPYRCIDCGKSFRESGHLKKHQRIHTGEAPYRCTDCGRCFKDSGNLKRHQRIHTGETPHQCTDCGKSFRHLGDLVKHQRVHTGETPYRCIECGKSFGQSGTLKTHQRTHKRDKSLN from the exons ATGGAGCGTGATCTCATCAAGGAGGAGGTCCTTGGGCAGGCGTGTGCAACACCACCAAAGCCATTTCAAAAGAAGACTCCTATTCCAGATAAAGAGGTGGACCCTATACTAGAATCACACTTCTTTGCAAGGGATGTCCGTGCGTTCGGGTCTATCCACATTAAAGAGGACCCAGAACTAAAATCTTTCCATGTTAAGGAAATCCCTGAACTGCATGAGCATGGATCTGTCTGTCTTGTAGAGGGAGAGGAGAACGGAAAGGACACGCACCAAGATCAAATGCATACTGGGGACACTTTGTATTGCTGCattgattgtgggaagagttttagttcTTTAGACGCCCTTACAAATCACCAGCAAGTTCACCCAAGAGAAACCTCGTTCCACAGCGCTGGCGGGAGCGTCTGTGAGTCTCAAGATCAAGAAACATCCGAAACCAAAG GAAATGTGGATCAAGAATGTCAATCTTACCCCTGCTCTCACTGTAAGATATATTTCACTGGGGAACAGCACCTTGAGAAGCATATCCAAAACAGACACACGGAGCATCCCTTTCCCTGCGCtgtctgtgggaagagtttcagagactCTGACAAACTGAAAAAGCACCAGCAAATTCACGCAGGACAGAAACCGCACCACTGCAATgactgcgggaagagtttcactCAGTCTTCAGCTCTGAAAAcgcaccagcgaatccacacaggagagacccCCTATCACTGTGCCGAATGTGGCAAGAGATTCAAGCAGCTGGGAGCTCTTAAAACTCACCAGCGTTATCACTCTGGAGATGCCCCCTACCGCTGTGCTGAGTGTGGCAAGACTTTCAAACAGTTAGGAgaccttaaaaaacaccaacaaGTTCATACTGGTGAGAGGCCGTATCACTGTACCGAATGTGAGAAGGGTTTCCGAGACTTGGGACACCTTAAGAcgcaccagcgacttcacacaggaGAGACTCCCTATCACTGCAATGAGTGCGAGAAGCGTTTCAAGCAGTTGGGCGATCTGAAAAcgcaccagagaattcacacaggagagacccCATATCGCTGTATCGAttgcgggaagagtttcagagagtCTGGgcaccttaaaaaacaccagcgcattcacacaggtgAGGCGCCGTATCGCTGCACTGACTGTGGGAGGTGTTTCAAGGATTCCGggaaccttaaaagacaccagcggaTTCACACAGGGGAGACCCCACACCAGTGTacggactgtgggaagagttttagacATTTGGGAGATCTTGTGAAACACCAgagagttcacacaggagagacaccctATCGCTGTattgaatgtggaaagagtttcgGGCAATCCGGCACCCTGAAAACTCACCAGCGAACCCACAAAAGAGACAAGTCGCTGAACTAA
- the LOC117434130 gene encoding oocyte zinc finger protein XlCOF20-like isoform X2 translates to MDGLKVEHVQVEKSVPEPGFSATKPFTKYTPIHKEALVLESDSIAKDVFKLGFVPVLKTAHHKIKTKGSKSLHANFKVEQKSVQEKLPIPPPNLIPRGETSTEDLVVKDQEEFSSALDQKPQSYPCPRCQIYFTGEEYLERHIQETHGERISTKDTLYCCIECSKSFSSLDGLTNHQLTHSAAASLQCRECGKTFGNSCTFKRHLRIHTGETPYQCAECGKSFRESGNLKIHQRIHTGERPYQCSECGRTFTRSEHLKSHQRSHTGEMPFHCVECGRSFIESRALRAHQRTHTGETPYHCSHCGKGFKQSNALKTHQRIHTGETPYECADCGKKFRTSKQLTIHQRTHTGEKPYRCAVCGKCFKELGALKKHKRIHTGDKPYHCNECGKRFTYSYQRKTHRC, encoded by the exons ATGGACGGCTTGAAGGTGGAGCACGTTCAGGTTGAAAAGTCTGTTCCAGAGCCAGGATTTTCTGCTACAAAACCGTTTACAAAATATACCCCGATTCACAAGGAGGCCCTTGTACTGGAATCTGACTCGATTGCGAAGGATGTCTTCAAACTGGGGTTTGTCCCCGTTCTAAAAACTGCCCACCACAAGATTAAAACCAAGGGCTCTAAAAGCTTGCATGCAAATTTTAAAGTGGAGCAAAAATCTGTACAGGAAAAACTTCCGATCCCTCCGCCGAATTTGATTcctagaggagaaacctcaacgGAAGATTTAGTCGTCAAGGATCAAGAGGAGTTCTCATCCGCAT TGGACCAAAAACCTCAATCCTACCCATGTCCTCGCTGCCAGATCTATTTCACTGGGGAGGAGTACCTGGAGAGGCATATCCAGGAGACCCACGGAGAGCGAATCTCCACCAAGGACACCCTGTACTGCTGCATCGAATGTAGCAAGAGCTTCAGCTCGCTGGACGGCCTTACAAACCACCAGCTAACACACAGCGCCGCAGCCTCCCTGCAGTGCCGCGAGTGTGGAAAGACCTTCGGAAACTCCTGCACTTTTAAAAGACACCTCCGGATCCACACGGGCGAAACCCCTTACCAGTGCGCGGAATGCGGGAAGAGCTTCCGGGAGTCTGGAAACCTCaaaatccaccagcgcattcacacaggagagcgGCCGTACCAGTGCAGCGAGTGCGGGAGGACGTTCACCAGATCGGAGCACCTGAAAAGCCATCAGAGGAGCCACACCGGAGAGATGCCGTTTCACTGCGTCGAATGCGGGAGGAGCTTTATCGAGTCCCGCGCGCTTAGGGCCCACCAGCGGACGCACACGGGCGAGACGCCCTACCACTGCTCTCACTGCGGGAAAGGGTTCAAGCAATCCAACGCTCTCAAAACCCACCAGAGGATCCACACCGGAGAAACTCCGTACGAGTGCGCAGACTGTGGGAAGAAGTTCCGAACCTCCAAGCAGCTGACCATCCACCAGcgcactcacacaggagagaagccctaTCGCTGTGCTGTCTGTGGGAAGTGCTTCAAGGAACTGGGGGCCCTGAAAAAGCACAAGCGGATTCACACAGGCGACAAGCCCTATCACTGTAACGAATGTGGCAAGAGGTTTACCTATTCATACCAGCGCAAAACTCACAGGTGCTGA
- the LOC117434130 gene encoding oocyte zinc finger protein XlCOF20-like isoform X1 yields the protein MIRSDGTEDALSLLDAMDGLKVEHVQVEKSVPEPGFSATKPFTKYTPIHKEALVLESDSIAKDVFKLGFVPVLKTAHHKIKTKGSKSLHANFKVEQKSVQEKLPIPPPNLIPRGETSTEDLVVKDQEEFSSALDQKPQSYPCPRCQIYFTGEEYLERHIQETHGERISTKDTLYCCIECSKSFSSLDGLTNHQLTHSAAASLQCRECGKTFGNSCTFKRHLRIHTGETPYQCAECGKSFRESGNLKIHQRIHTGERPYQCSECGRTFTRSEHLKSHQRSHTGEMPFHCVECGRSFIESRALRAHQRTHTGETPYHCSHCGKGFKQSNALKTHQRIHTGETPYECADCGKKFRTSKQLTIHQRTHTGEKPYRCAVCGKCFKELGALKKHKRIHTGDKPYHCNECGKRFTYSYQRKTHRC from the exons ATGATACGCAGCGATG GCACCGAAGACGCGTTGTCTCTCCTGGATGCAATGGACGGCTTGAAGGTGGAGCACGTTCAGGTTGAAAAGTCTGTTCCAGAGCCAGGATTTTCTGCTACAAAACCGTTTACAAAATATACCCCGATTCACAAGGAGGCCCTTGTACTGGAATCTGACTCGATTGCGAAGGATGTCTTCAAACTGGGGTTTGTCCCCGTTCTAAAAACTGCCCACCACAAGATTAAAACCAAGGGCTCTAAAAGCTTGCATGCAAATTTTAAAGTGGAGCAAAAATCTGTACAGGAAAAACTTCCGATCCCTCCGCCGAATTTGATTcctagaggagaaacctcaacgGAAGATTTAGTCGTCAAGGATCAAGAGGAGTTCTCATCCGCAT TGGACCAAAAACCTCAATCCTACCCATGTCCTCGCTGCCAGATCTATTTCACTGGGGAGGAGTACCTGGAGAGGCATATCCAGGAGACCCACGGAGAGCGAATCTCCACCAAGGACACCCTGTACTGCTGCATCGAATGTAGCAAGAGCTTCAGCTCGCTGGACGGCCTTACAAACCACCAGCTAACACACAGCGCCGCAGCCTCCCTGCAGTGCCGCGAGTGTGGAAAGACCTTCGGAAACTCCTGCACTTTTAAAAGACACCTCCGGATCCACACGGGCGAAACCCCTTACCAGTGCGCGGAATGCGGGAAGAGCTTCCGGGAGTCTGGAAACCTCaaaatccaccagcgcattcacacaggagagcgGCCGTACCAGTGCAGCGAGTGCGGGAGGACGTTCACCAGATCGGAGCACCTGAAAAGCCATCAGAGGAGCCACACCGGAGAGATGCCGTTTCACTGCGTCGAATGCGGGAGGAGCTTTATCGAGTCCCGCGCGCTTAGGGCCCACCAGCGGACGCACACGGGCGAGACGCCCTACCACTGCTCTCACTGCGGGAAAGGGTTCAAGCAATCCAACGCTCTCAAAACCCACCAGAGGATCCACACCGGAGAAACTCCGTACGAGTGCGCAGACTGTGGGAAGAAGTTCCGAACCTCCAAGCAGCTGACCATCCACCAGcgcactcacacaggagagaagccctaTCGCTGTGCTGTCTGTGGGAAGTGCTTCAAGGAACTGGGGGCCCTGAAAAAGCACAAGCGGATTCACACAGGCGACAAGCCCTATCACTGTAACGAATGTGGCAAGAGGTTTACCTATTCATACCAGCGCAAAACTCACAGGTGCTGA
- the LOC117433606 gene encoding zinc finger protein 501-like isoform X3 — protein MCLNPESWDRKSSTNLHTGSKMERDLIKEEVLGQACATPPKPFQKKTPIPDKEVDPILESHFFARDVRAFGSIHIKEDPELKSFHVKEIPELHEHGSVCLVEGEENGKDTHQDQMHTGDTLYCCIDCGKSFSSLDALTNHQQVHPRETSFHSAGGSVCESQDQETSETKGNVDQECQSYPCSHCKIYFTGEQHLEKHIQNRHTEHPFPCAVCGKSFRDSDKLKKHQQIHAGQKPHHCNDCGKSFTQSSALKTHQRIHTGETPYHCAECGKRFKQLGALKTHQRYHSGDAPYRCAECGKTFKQLGDLKKHQQVHTGERPYHCTECEKGFRDLGHLKTHQRLHTGETPYHCNECEKRFKQLGDLKTHQRIHTGETPYRCIDCGKSFRESGHLKKHQRIHTGEAPYRCTDCGRCFKDSGNLKRHQRIHTGETPHQCTDCGKSFRHLGDLVKHQRVHTGETPYRCIECGKSFGQSGTLKTHQRTHKRDKSLN, from the exons ATGTGTCTGAATCCGGAGAGCTGGGATAGAAAGAGTTCAACGAATCTGCac ACAGGGTCGAAGATGGAGCGTGATCTCATCAAGGAGGAGGTCCTTGGGCAGGCGTGTGCAACACCACCAAAGCCATTTCAAAAGAAGACTCCTATTCCAGATAAAGAGGTGGACCCTATACTAGAATCACACTTCTTTGCAAGGGATGTCCGTGCGTTCGGGTCTATCCACATTAAAGAGGACCCAGAACTAAAATCTTTCCATGTTAAGGAAATCCCTGAACTGCATGAGCATGGATCTGTCTGTCTTGTAGAGGGAGAGGAGAACGGAAAGGACACGCACCAAGATCAAATGCATACTGGGGACACTTTGTATTGCTGCattgattgtgggaagagttttagttcTTTAGACGCCCTTACAAATCACCAGCAAGTTCACCCAAGAGAAACCTCGTTCCACAGCGCTGGCGGGAGCGTCTGTGAGTCTCAAGATCAAGAAACATCCGAAACCAAAG GAAATGTGGATCAAGAATGTCAATCTTACCCCTGCTCTCACTGTAAGATATATTTCACTGGGGAACAGCACCTTGAGAAGCATATCCAAAACAGACACACGGAGCATCCCTTTCCCTGCGCtgtctgtgggaagagtttcagagactCTGACAAACTGAAAAAGCACCAGCAAATTCACGCAGGACAGAAACCGCACCACTGCAATgactgcgggaagagtttcactCAGTCTTCAGCTCTGAAAAcgcaccagcgaatccacacaggagagacccCCTATCACTGTGCCGAATGTGGCAAGAGATTCAAGCAGCTGGGAGCTCTTAAAACTCACCAGCGTTATCACTCTGGAGATGCCCCCTACCGCTGTGCTGAGTGTGGCAAGACTTTCAAACAGTTAGGAgaccttaaaaaacaccaacaaGTTCATACTGGTGAGAGGCCGTATCACTGTACCGAATGTGAGAAGGGTTTCCGAGACTTGGGACACCTTAAGAcgcaccagcgacttcacacaggaGAGACTCCCTATCACTGCAATGAGTGCGAGAAGCGTTTCAAGCAGTTGGGCGATCTGAAAAcgcaccagagaattcacacaggagagacccCATATCGCTGTATCGAttgcgggaagagtttcagagagtCTGGgcaccttaaaaaacaccagcgcattcacacaggtgAGGCGCCGTATCGCTGCACTGACTGTGGGAGGTGTTTCAAGGATTCCGggaaccttaaaagacaccagcggaTTCACACAGGGGAGACCCCACACCAGTGTacggactgtgggaagagttttagacATTTGGGAGATCTTGTGAAACACCAgagagttcacacaggagagacaccctATCGCTGTattgaatgtggaaagagtttcgGGCAATCCGGCACCCTGAAAACTCACCAGCGAACCCACAAAAGAGACAAGTCGCTGAACTAA
- the LOC117433606 gene encoding zinc finger protein 501-like isoform X2 — protein MKRYTVITTTDVNEWSVVNATGSKMERDLIKEEVLGQACATPPKPFQKKTPIPDKEVDPILESHFFARDVRAFGSIHIKEDPELKSFHVKEIPELHEHGSVCLVEGEENGKDTHQDQMHTGDTLYCCIDCGKSFSSLDALTNHQQVHPRETSFHSAGGSVCESQDQETSETKGNVDQECQSYPCSHCKIYFTGEQHLEKHIQNRHTEHPFPCAVCGKSFRDSDKLKKHQQIHAGQKPHHCNDCGKSFTQSSALKTHQRIHTGETPYHCAECGKRFKQLGALKTHQRYHSGDAPYRCAECGKTFKQLGDLKKHQQVHTGERPYHCTECEKGFRDLGHLKTHQRLHTGETPYHCNECEKRFKQLGDLKTHQRIHTGETPYRCIDCGKSFRESGHLKKHQRIHTGEAPYRCTDCGRCFKDSGNLKRHQRIHTGETPHQCTDCGKSFRHLGDLVKHQRVHTGETPYRCIECGKSFGQSGTLKTHQRTHKRDKSLN, from the exons atgAAACGTTATACAGTTATCACCACGACAGACGTGAACGAATGGAGCGTGGTTAATGCT ACAGGGTCGAAGATGGAGCGTGATCTCATCAAGGAGGAGGTCCTTGGGCAGGCGTGTGCAACACCACCAAAGCCATTTCAAAAGAAGACTCCTATTCCAGATAAAGAGGTGGACCCTATACTAGAATCACACTTCTTTGCAAGGGATGTCCGTGCGTTCGGGTCTATCCACATTAAAGAGGACCCAGAACTAAAATCTTTCCATGTTAAGGAAATCCCTGAACTGCATGAGCATGGATCTGTCTGTCTTGTAGAGGGAGAGGAGAACGGAAAGGACACGCACCAAGATCAAATGCATACTGGGGACACTTTGTATTGCTGCattgattgtgggaagagttttagttcTTTAGACGCCCTTACAAATCACCAGCAAGTTCACCCAAGAGAAACCTCGTTCCACAGCGCTGGCGGGAGCGTCTGTGAGTCTCAAGATCAAGAAACATCCGAAACCAAAG GAAATGTGGATCAAGAATGTCAATCTTACCCCTGCTCTCACTGTAAGATATATTTCACTGGGGAACAGCACCTTGAGAAGCATATCCAAAACAGACACACGGAGCATCCCTTTCCCTGCGCtgtctgtgggaagagtttcagagactCTGACAAACTGAAAAAGCACCAGCAAATTCACGCAGGACAGAAACCGCACCACTGCAATgactgcgggaagagtttcactCAGTCTTCAGCTCTGAAAAcgcaccagcgaatccacacaggagagacccCCTATCACTGTGCCGAATGTGGCAAGAGATTCAAGCAGCTGGGAGCTCTTAAAACTCACCAGCGTTATCACTCTGGAGATGCCCCCTACCGCTGTGCTGAGTGTGGCAAGACTTTCAAACAGTTAGGAgaccttaaaaaacaccaacaaGTTCATACTGGTGAGAGGCCGTATCACTGTACCGAATGTGAGAAGGGTTTCCGAGACTTGGGACACCTTAAGAcgcaccagcgacttcacacaggaGAGACTCCCTATCACTGCAATGAGTGCGAGAAGCGTTTCAAGCAGTTGGGCGATCTGAAAAcgcaccagagaattcacacaggagagacccCATATCGCTGTATCGAttgcgggaagagtttcagagagtCTGGgcaccttaaaaaacaccagcgcattcacacaggtgAGGCGCCGTATCGCTGCACTGACTGTGGGAGGTGTTTCAAGGATTCCGggaaccttaaaagacaccagcggaTTCACACAGGGGAGACCCCACACCAGTGTacggactgtgggaagagttttagacATTTGGGAGATCTTGTGAAACACCAgagagttcacacaggagagacaccctATCGCTGTattgaatgtggaaagagtttcgGGCAATCCGGCACCCTGAAAACTCACCAGCGAACCCACAAAAGAGACAAGTCGCTGAACTAA